Proteins co-encoded in one Arachis stenosperma cultivar V10309 chromosome 7, arast.V10309.gnm1.PFL2, whole genome shotgun sequence genomic window:
- the LOC130939166 gene encoding protein CYSTEINE-RICH TRANSMEMBRANE MODULE 9-like yields MSLSINHQQAPVTAYPAVSNEGKHAPPPPVGYPTKDGPATQQQTLPVVTTARGDGFWKGCCAGLCCCCALDCCL; encoded by the exons ATGAGTCTCAGTATCAATCACCAACAAGCTCCTG TGACTGCATATCCAGCAGTAAGTAATGAGGGGAAGCATGCACCACCACCACCAGTGGGTTATCCAACCAAGGATGGCCCTGCAACCCAACAACAAACTCTTCCTGTGGTAACCACTGCCAGGGGTGACGGCTTCTGGAAGGGATG TTGTGCTGGATTATGTTGCTGCTGTGCCCTGGACTGTTGCCTCTGA